Below is a window of Oscillospiraceae bacterium DNA.
ATGCTGTTTTATGCGACACAGGCGATCGCGCGGGAGACGGGGACTGGGACGAAATTTGAAAATCTGCCCAGAGTGACGGTGATCTCACTGGCGGATTTCGATGTCCGTAAGGAGAGCGAGGACATCCACCAGCCGATTTCAGTGCGGTGGGAGAAGGACCCGCAGACCCGCGCGACGGATTTGATCGACCTGCATGTCATCGAGCTGAAAAAGGCTCGGAGACGGCTGAAGACGTTGACGGAGGCATTGAAAGCGGGAGATGGAATAATTTGGCAAAAACTGACTGAGAAAATGTGTCCTCAAAGGGAGAGCCCCCGCCTGGATAGGCGGGGGCTCTCCCTTTGGTTGTGCCTTTTATCATGCGCTCACTCCGCGGCAAGCTGACAGGGACAAAGTACGGCTGCGGCGGTTCGCGAAACACCCCCATGATTTTAACTAGGGATACGGCGGGACACCCCTTTATTACAAAAACGGTGCTTTTTGCCGTTTTTGATAAGGCATACCTTTTTGAAAACATACTATAGTCGCTAATATTCCTATTATATTGCACATAATTTGCAATG
It encodes the following:
- a CDS encoding Rpn family recombination-promoting nuclease/putative transposase, which produces MLFYATQAIARETGTGTKFENLPRVTVISLADFDVRKESEDIHQPISVRWEKDPQTRATDLIDLHVIELKKARRRLKTLTEALKAGDGIIWQKLTEKMCPQRESPRLDRRGLSLWLCLLSCAHSAAS